A single genomic interval of Spinacia oleracea cultivar Varoflay chromosome 6, BTI_SOV_V1, whole genome shotgun sequence harbors:
- the LOC110801327 gene encoding F-box/kelch-repeat protein SKIP25: protein MSRKSPKHSSHGSPHHHHRRLDHRDHNQEENKQQQQLIPGLPNHIAHLILTKIPPSILYSVSISWRKFINSPLFPPFLSLYTLLIPNNIIKDSPNSIPIPQQFLTPISFFSFDPISCQWRQLPLPPPLSLLLRHPPFISRDLPVQSVTVGDRLAVVAGTTQDLAPALSRPLVFDPLAREWRYGPGLPVPRRWCAAGSLGESIYVASGVGSHFSTDTARSVEKWDLSAHPEDGWEKVSPLRDGRFSREAADAVGWRGRLCMVNVKGDAAKQGAVYDVKDDVWYDMKEGMVGGWRGPAAAMDEEVIYMVEESKGVVKKYVEESDGWVEVAESERLRGAQQMAARGGRLCIVCKGGSEIVVVDVVASPPRMWVVEPPKGFNVAAVHVLPRMSRDHSSLNLL, encoded by the coding sequence ATGTCCAGAAAAAGCCCAAAGCACTCCTCCCATGGATCCCCCCACCACCATCACCGCCGTCTTGACCACCGTGACCACAACCAAGAAGAAaataagcaacaacaacaactaatACCAGGATTACCAAATCACATAGCACACTTGATCCTCACCAAAATCCCACCTTCAATTCTTTACTCTGTTTCTATTTCATggcgtaaatttataaattctcCTCTTTTCCCTCCATTTTTATCTCTCTACACTCTCCTAATTCCAAATAATATCATAAAAGATTCACCCAATTCAATTCCAATTCCACAACAATTTCTCACTCCAATTTCCTTTTTTAGCTTTGATCCTATTTCGTGTCAATGGCGGCAACTTCCTCTTCCGCCGCCGTTATCGCTTCTTTTACGCCACCCGCCTTTTATCTCACGCGACCTCCCTGTTCAGTCTGTCACGGTGGGTGACAGGCTGGCAGTGGTGGCGGGGACGACGCAGGATCTTGCTCCGGCTTTGTCTCGTCCCCTGGTGTTCGACCCACTCGCACGTGAGTGGCGGTATGGGCCGGGTTTACCGGTGCCCCGGAGGTGGTGTGCTGCCGGATCACTGGGTGAGTCCATTTACGTGGCGAGTGGGGTCGGGTCCCATTTCTCCACGGATACCGCCCGATCCGTGGAGAAATGGGACCTATCCGCCCATCCCGAAGACGGGTGGGAGAAAGTTAGTCCTCTTCGGGATGGGCGGTTTTCCCGGGAGGCGGCTGACGCCGTAGGGTGGCGCGGCCGCCTTTGCATGGTCAACGTCAAAGGCGACGCCGCCAAACAAGGTGCTGTATATGATGTAAAAGATGACGTGTGGTATGACATGAAGGAGGGGATGGTAGGTGGGTGGCGGGGCCCGGCGGCGGCGATGGATGAAGAGGTGATCTACATGGTGGAGGAATCTAAAGGGGTGGTGAAGAAGTATGTAGAAGAGAGTGATGGGTGGGTGGAGGTGGCGGAGAGTGAGAGACTACGTGGAGCTCAACAAATGGCGGCGCGTGGTGGGAGGCTTTGTATTGTTTGTAAAGGTGGGAGTGAGATTGTTGTGGTGGATGTAGTGGCGTCGCCGCCAAGAATGTGGGTGGTGGAGCCACCTAAAGGGTTTAATGTTGCTGCCGTACATGTTTTGCCAAGAATGAGTAGGGACCACTCGAGTTTGAACCTTCTATAA
- the LOC110801344 gene encoding phytochrome-interacting ankyrin-repeat protein 2, which translates to MLITPQGEHLGFSRRRLSRKRSLRSSIDTDDRGWTPLHIAARKGDLKEVKRLLNEGMDANLAAWGTKMQGVTPLHLAAEGGHLKVMDVLLERGANIEARTKGPCRWTPLHLAAKERNREAVKFLVENGAFLPPDINDSRFNPPLHYCPGLEWAYDELKRLQEKESSLSSGETSYSSEN; encoded by the exons ATGCTAATTACGCCTCAAGGGGAGCATTTGGGATTTTCCCGGCGAAGGTTGTCGAGGAAGCGGTCTCTTAGGTCGAGCATTGATACTGATGATAGAGGTTGGACTCCGCTTCACATTGCTGCTCGGAAAGGGGACCTTAAGGAG GTTAAACGATTGCTTAATGAGGGGATGGATGCAAATCTGGCAGCTTGGGGAACCAAAATGCAAGGGGTCACTCCTCTTCACCTTGCTGCTGAAGGGGGTCATTTAAAAGTCATGGACGTGCTGCTTGAGCGAGGTGCTAATATCGAAGCTAGAACCAAGGGTCCCTGTCGTT GGACACCGCTCCACTTAGCAGCTAAAGAAAGGAATAGGGAAGCAGTCAAATTTCTGGTTGAGAATGGGGCATTCCTACCACCTGATATAAATGACAGCCGATTTAACCCACCATTACACTATTGCCCGGGCCTTGAATGGGCTTATGACGAGCTGAAGCGTTTGCAGGAAAAGGAAAGTTCATTGTCTTCTGGTGAGACATCATATAGCTCTGAAAACTGA